A single window of Oreochromis aureus strain Israel breed Guangdong linkage group 7, ZZ_aureus, whole genome shotgun sequence DNA harbors:
- the LOC120441161 gene encoding scavenger receptor cysteine-rich type 1 protein M130-like — translation MDSVRLLNGSSLCSGRLEVKSNQRWSSVCEADFDRQDAEVFCRELGCGPPLVLQGALYGEVEAPVWSKEFQCGGHESALLDCRSSGSARNSCSPGKAVGLTCSEPFRLEGGAHRCAGTLNVKNLGYWRPVCYNDWNLKAAAILCEHLDCGSAVSVKLHKSSVKSVWRIKPDCFTTGSALWECATSDYSWHILNLTCSDSVRLLNGSSLCSGRLEVKSNQSWSSVCEADFDQQDAEVVCRELGCGPPSVLQGALYGEVEAPVWSKEFQCGGHESALLDCRSSGSARNSCSPGKAVGLTCSEPDDVRLVGGASRCEGTLEVKNLGEWRSVHDSHWTLRDAVVLCEHLDCGFPVSLQRSQESSMKSVWRIKPDCVQSGTPLGECATSDYDISILNLACSHSVRLLNGSSLCSGRLEVKSNQSWSSVCEADFDQQDAEVVCRELGCGPPSVLQGALYGEVEAPVWSKEFQCGGHESALLDCRSSGSARNSCSPGKAVGLTCSEPFRLEGGASRCAGTVEVKYLGEWRRVGFFGWSLKEAAFACEHLNCGLPIFVGKQTHKILDRSVLYVKPDCVQPGSAMRDCVTSAYTIYNLDLTCSDLLAQPIISVSSTDGVSMAPQQGLQVYRGSNFTISCSIQPQYPGGSFQLTFTSSSTAYSYSQPAVNHSAHFLVPAAEPAHQGNYSCVYHVYISSRDFSSESRLLPVTVSAPTDFTVLITMLVLPLTLLLVITALYFYCQASRGQKSSRRENTELLECNQGVCEAEGTPAANKGAQEDLQEAHPSST, via the exons ATGG ACTCTGTCAGGCTGCTGAATGGTTCCAGTCTGTGTTCAGGCAGACTGGAGGTGAAGTCTAACCAGAGAtggtcctcagtgtgtgaagctgACTTTGACCGGCAGGATGCAGAGGTGTTCTGTAGGGAGCTCGGCTGTGGGCCTCCTTTGGTCCTCCAGGGGGCGCTCTATGGAGAAGTGGAGGCTCCAGTGTGGAgcaaagagttccagtgtggaGGCCATGAGTCTGCTCTCCTGGACTGTAGAAGCTCAGGCTCAGCTCGAAACAGCTGCTCACCTGGCAAAGCTGTTGGACTCACCTGCTCAG AACCTTTTAGGTTGGAGGGAGGAGCCCATCGCTGTGCAGGTACACTGAACGTGAAAAATCTTGGATATTGGAGACCAGTTTGTTACAATGACTGGAACCTGAAGGCAGCAGCTATTTTGTGTGAACATCTGGACTGTGGCTCTGCTGTTTCTGTGAAGCTCCATAAGTCATCAGTGAAATCTGTCTGGAGGATCAAACCTGACTGCTTTACAACTGGATCTGCTCTGTGGGAATGTGCAACATCAGATTATTCATGGCACATCCTGAATCTTACCTGTTCAG ACTCTGTTAGGCTGCTGAATGGTTCCAGTCTGTGTTCAGGCAGACTGGAGGTGAAGTCTAACCAGAGCtggtcctcagtgtgtgaagctgACTTTGACCAGCAGGATGCAGAGGTGGTCTGTAGGGAGCTCGGCTGTGGGCCTCCTTCGGTCCTCCAGGGGGCACTCTATGGAGAAGTGGAGGCTCCAGTGTGGAGCAAAGAGTTCCAGTGCGGAGGCCATGAGTCTGCTCTCCTGGACTGTAGAAGCTCAGGCTCAGCTAGAAACAGCTGCTCACCTGGCAAAGCTGTTGGACTCACCTGCTCAG AGCCCGATGATGTCAGATTGGTGGGAGGAGCCAGTCGCTGTGAAGGAACTTTAGAAGTGAAAAATCTTGGAGAGTGGAGATCAGTGCATGATTCTCACTGGACCCTGAGAGATGCAGTTGTTCTCTGTGAACATCTGGATTGCGGCTTTCCTGTTTCACTACAGCGGAGTCAAGAGTCCTCAATGAAATCTGTGTGGAGGATCAAACCTGACTGTGTTCAGTCTGGAACTCCTCTGGGAGAGTGTGCCACATCAGATTATGATATCTCCATCCTGAATCTTGCCTGCTCAC ACTCTGTCAGGCTGCTGAATGGTTCCAGTCTGTGTTCAGGCAGACTGGAGGTGAAGTCTAACCAGAGCtggtcctcagtgtgtgaagctgACTTTGACCAGCAGGATGCAGAGGTGGTCTGTAGGGAGCTCGGCTGTGGGCCTCCTTCGGTCCTCCAGGGGGCGCTCTATGGAGAAGTGGAGGCTCCAGTGTGGAgcaaagagttccagtgtggaGGCCATGAGTCTGCTCTCCTGGACTGTAGAAGCTCAGGCTCAGCTAGAAACAGCTGCTCACCTGGCAAAGCTGTTGGACTCACCTGCTCAG AACCTTTTAGGTTGGAGGGAGGAGCCAGTCGCTGTGCAGGAACAGTGGAAGTGAAATATCTTGGAGAGTGGAGACGAGTGGGTTTCTTTGGCTGGTCCTTGAAGGAAGCTGCTTTTGCCTGTGAACATCTGAACTGTGGCCTTCCAATTTTTGTAGGGAAGCAAACCCACAAAATCTTAGACAGAAGTGTGTTGTATGTGAAACCTGACTGTGTTCAGCCTGGATCTGCTATGAGGGATTGTGTGACATCAGCTTATACGATCTACAACCTCGATCTCACCTGCTCAG ACCTGCTGGCTCAGCCAATCATCTCGGTGTCCTCCACTGACGGGGTCTCCATGGCCCCACAGCAGGGGCTTCAGGTATACAGGGGCTCTAACTTCACCATCAGCTGCTCTATCCAGCCACAGTACCCAGGGGGCTCGTTCCAGCTCACCTTTACCTCCTCCAGCACAGCATACAGCTACAGCCAGCCAGCTGTCAATCACTCTGCCCATTTCCTGGTCCCTGCTGCAGAGCCCGCGCAtcaaggaaactacagctgtgtttATCACGTCTACATTTCTTCTCGTGATTTCTCCTCTGAGAGCCGCCTGCTGCCTGTCACTGTGTCAG ctccAACAGATTTCACAGTTCTTATCACGATGCTCGTCCTGCCGCTGACTCTGCTGCTGGTGATCACTGCCCTTTATTTCTACTGTCAG gccagcagggggcagaaATCCAGCAGACGGGAGAACACTGAGCTGCTTGAGTGTAATCAGGGTGTTTGTGAGGCTGAAGGAACGCCAGCTGCAAATAAAGGAGCTCAGGAGGACCTCCAAGAAGCTCATCCTTCATCCACATAA